The Astyanax mexicanus isolate ESR-SI-001 chromosome 20, AstMex3_surface, whole genome shotgun sequence genome contains a region encoding:
- the rsf1b.1 gene encoding remodeling and spacing factor 1 isoform X2 has protein sequence MAASAAAAGSSPGLCPSFAVICSFLERYGAQLDLPELTFPQLERYLEETTAVPKLLVDLHVKLLRKIGKSVSADRWEKYLVRICQEFNTTWAWELEKKGYLEMTVECKTGILKYLCECQFDDNVKFKTAINEEDPDKMRLQPIGRDKDGLMYWFQLDQDHNVRVYVEEQDDLDGSSWKCIVRNRDDLAQILGLLKTQIDPALLVKKDQEEGSSSNSPNPEDEENKKKDDGEVKEENDLEVEKSKDACPVSPKTEKEGQPSEKADLKQETTENNEALKDKTDVKEENKNQSDKPVEKDGIIIRTIKEEPMEEDPKTLAESPPEKSCGAPSEPAEDLQKKPSEEVQRAIKNDQQAKIPLKKRGMKRSEDFETTNCGSGSSSIIVRNPAVAVIKETQAANEENAVNGDKLNGDISSEIKKISEIKQKETVQPEKSKDQHKEPSVKEAKNQHSETEEIKKTEEPSKDKEKKQKEESVKKDETQTSVEEPMEVDKPDGTTAMKADQETQPKQQEAAAEKTSKHEEPSQTPTDVEKTSQTTEKNSQPSSTDVAAESSDSSPKIKPEESSKMDTTDQSEPEKIIPVTSNKSPKELEPCLKKVEDTKDVKDQEMKDLSDDVNKTNTPELKEKADSSKELSTLPASMETETTPTSLEKSQASPKTDSSTQEESVKPVAVKETSSDNASVQDHQKSKPDELPEENKLPAIKESQESDALKKETKAVSECTDISEKEKPPSPKQKDETSTLESSEKASSSDDGKIKCTQSETSKSDQDSKETGSTPTGKESPALPDVQKKAEDFPSPQEKSKVENENKQMEVTSEDSKKNVDQVSKGSEEVPGQKIQKVPEIQQEKKDEGKDSVPQTETCKKQDEQDKCPEAKEMSLKEQDKSPESKDKSQKEQDKEKSLEGQAKSLKKQDKDKSPKEQDKDKSVKDQDKDKSQKEQEKDESPKEQQKDESPKEQEKDKSQKEQEKEKSLKEQDKDKSLKEQDKDKSLKDQVKDKSLKEQEKDKSLKEQEKDKSQKEQEKDKSLLKEQDKDKSSTEQDKSQKEQEKDKSPKEQDKDKSSEGQVKSLKEQAKDKSVKDQDEDKSPTEQDKEKSLDEEKPQKKSKSCKDKTKIDESSVEEKKDEGIEKSSSEETGEKVSEEKKTETGKKGVKANKEKPSEEPQEGIRIKLKVPVSRRKADLLRDEGKGDSESEASEGRCLRRSPRICRPSAKVVEIQDRKVEKKQATSLTEKDKDESDEKEEEEITVQKKPRERKVDPEAQNKPKGRRRKRTCWSNTRTRRKKKGSEDEDDESSSEEEETEEDDSDEDFKVVKSRKRRRNCDRVKNSDSSTSCSEEELPNDDPCKHCGLPNHPELILLCDSCDNGYHTACLRPPLMIIPDGEWFCPPCQHKLLCDKLEEQLVNIDAALKKKERAERRKERLVYVGISVENIITPSVEPEEEKEEEDKVKEKKEVKKVKSWGRRSTRAKKYISYRFDEFDEAIEEAIEEDIKEAEGGGAGRGKDMANITGHRGKDMSTILQEEGKENGRPQRTSTVQRRKKRRRLNDLDSDSTVEEEESEDEFRLSESSEEEFVASGNAESEAEGQSFDDSDFGSDGCGPAKRMSSRRTAARRRSTRTRRRRRPRGSSDDEELEDTEEEEDEIVTEGSSDYSENDLDMRRRRSHRSRKQQVNYRETSDSDGSQTSKNKDKQKSRRRLSSSESEASFNSADSEEDARKSKKRKADSSEEDSRKRRRPQTLKRRRESEEDDDDDDDDDDSDESEEEDRPVRKRVNRIDSDDSEEEEKEEKKEEKESKEEKKTTTTTTTSTPNAAEKDKDAEKETEAEDVLGKGVGTLDYNLEELPATNGQSPMKSLEGLVPRPAAGTGNPALVGNVGLKNSSAPPPVAMAANGLAPQEMAPQDEEEDDLLGVTDLVDYVCNSEQL, from the exons ATGGCTGCCTCGGCGGCGGCGGCGGGTTCTTCCCCCGGGTTGTGCCCCAGCTTCGCCGTGATCTGCTCCTTTTTAGAGCGCTACGGAGCTCAGCTGGATCTACCGGAGCTTACATTCCCACAGCTGGAGCGCTATCTGGAGGAAACGACGGCAG TTCCGAAGCTCTTGGTGGACCTCCATGTAAAGTTATTGAGGAAGATCGGAAAGTCTGTTTCTGCCGACAGGTGGGAGAAGTACCTCGTTAGG ATATGTCAGGAGTTCAACACCACCTGGGCATGGGAGCTGGAGAAGAAGGGCTATCTGGAGATGACCGTGGAGTGCAAGACAGGAATTCTCAAG tatttaTGCGAATGCCAGTTTGACGACAATGTCAAATTCAAGACTGCCATCAATGAAGAAGACCCAGATAAAATGCGCCTGCAGCCCATCGGCAGGGACAAAGATGGGCTCATGTATTGGTTCCAGCTTGACCAGGATCACAATGTGAGGGTCTATGTGGAGGAGCAGGATGATCTCGATGGCTCATCTTGGAAATGCATTGTTAG AAATCGAGATGATTTGGCGCAGATCCTTGGACTATTAAAGACTCAGATTGATCCTGCACTTTTAGTCAAGAAGGACCAGGAGGAGGGGTCATCTAGTAACAGCCCAAACCCAGAGGATGAAGAGAACAAGAAGAAAGATGATG GAGAGGTCAAGGAAGAAAATGATTTGGAAGTAGAAAAGTCAAAAGATGCATGTCCTGTCTCTCCCAAGACTGAGAAAGAAGGCCAACCCTCAGAAAAAGCTGATTTAAAACAAGAAACTACAGAGAACAATGAAGCATTAAAAGATAAAACGGACgtaaaagaagaaaataagaatCAATCTGACAAGCCAGTGGAAAAAGATGGAATCATTATTCGAACGATCAAAGAGGAGCCCATGGAGGAAGATCCCAAAACCTTAGCAGAGTCACCACCAGAAAAAAGCTGCGGTGCTCCTTCAGAACCAGCAGAGGATTTGCAGAAAAAGCCTTCAGAGGAGGTACAGAGAGCAATTAAAAATGACCAGCAAGCTAAAATACCCTTGAAAAAGAGAGGGATGAAACGGAGCGAGGATTTTGAGACCACCAACTGTGGAagtggcagcagcagcatcattgTGCGTAATCCAGCAGTCGCTGTAATAAAAGAAACCCAGGCAGCCAATGAGGAGAATGCAGTAAACGGTGACAAGCTGAATGGAGATATCTCCTCTGAAATTAAGAAAATCtcagaaataaagcaaaaagAAACAGTGCAACCTGAAAAGTCTAAAGATCAGCACAAAGAACCCAGTGTGAAGGAAGCAAAAAATCAACATTCAGaaacagaagaaataaaaaaaacagaggaaccaagtaaagacaaagaaaagaaacagaaagaagagTCTGTGAAGAAGGATGAGACCCAAACTAGTGTAGAAGAACCTATGGAAGTTGATAAACCTGATGGTACCACAGCCATGAAAGCTGATCAGGAAACACAACCAAAACAACAAGAAGCTGCTGCTGAGAAGACATCCAAACATGAAGAACCTTCGCAAACTCCAACAGATGTGGAAAAGACTTCTCAAACAACTGAAAAAAACTCTCAGCCATCTAGTACAGATGTTGCAGCAGAATCTTCAGACTCTTCTCCGAAGATAAAACCTGAAGAATCCAGTAAAATGGACACCACAGACCAATCTGAACCTGAAAAAATTATACCGGTTACTTCAAACAAGAGTCCTAAAGAATTGGAACCATGCCTTAAAAAAGTAGAAGACACAAAAGATGTAAAAGACCAAGAAATGAAAGATCTGTCTGATGACGTCAATAAAACAAATACTCCAGAGTTAAAAGAGAAAGCCGATTCTTCTAAAGAGCTGAGCACATTGCCTGCTTCTATGGAGACTGAGACAACACCTACATCTTTGGAAAAGTCCCAAGCCTCTCCAAAGACGGATAGTTCTACTCAAGAAGAGAGTGTAAAACCTGTTGCTGTTAAAGAGACTAGCTCTGACAATGCCTCAGTACAAGATCACCAAAAGTCTAAACCAGACGAGCTTCCTGAGGAGAATAAACTCCCCGCCATTAAGGAAAGTCAAGAatctgatgctttaaaaaaagagacaaaagcaGTGTCTGAATGTACAGACATTTCAGAGAAGGAGAAACCACCTTCTCCAAAACAAAAGGATGAAACGTCTACATTGGAATCCTCTGAAAAAGCATCATCCAGTGATGATGGAAAAATTAAGTGTACACAGAGTGAGACTTCTAAATCAGATCAAGACTCCAAAGAAACTGGATCAACACCTACAGGGAAGGAATCACCAGCCCTACCGGATGTCCAGAAAAAGGCAGAGGATTTTCCCTCACCTCAAGAAAAATCTAAAGTAGAGAATGAGAATAAGCAAATGGAAGTTACTTCAGAGGACTCCAAAAAGAACGTTGATCAAGTGTCCAAAGGTAGTGAAGAGGTCCCAGGACAGAAGATCCAGAAAGTTCCAGAAATCCAGCAGGAAAAGAAAGACGAAGGAAAAGATTCTGTACCTCAGACTGAGACTTGCAAGAAGCAGGATGAGCAGGACAAGTGTCCAGAGGCGAAGGAAATGTCTCTGAAAGAGCAAGACAAATCTCCTGAGAGTAAGGACAAATCTCAGAAAGAGCAGGACAAGGAGAAGTCTCTGGAGGGGCAAGCAAAGTCTCTAAAAAAGCAGGACAAAGACAAGTCCCCTAAAGAGCAAGACAAGGATAAGTCTGTGAAAGATCAGGACAAAGACAAATCTCAAAAAGAGCAGGAGAAGGACGAATCTCCAAAAGAGCAGCAGAAGGACGAATCTCCAAAGGAGCAGGAGAAGGACAAATCACAAAAAGAGCAGGAGAAAGAAAAGTCT TTGAAAGAGCAGGACAAGGACAAGTCTTTGAAAGAGCAGGACAAGGACAAGTCTTTGAAAGACCAGGTCAAGGACAAGTCTTTGAAAGAGCAGGAGAAGGACAAATCTTTGAAAGAGCAGGAGAAGGACAAGTCTCAAAAAGAGCAGGAGAAGGACAAGTCTTTGTTGAAAGAGCAGGACAAGGACAAGTCTTCGACAGAGCAGGACAAATCTCAGAAAGAGCAGGAGAAGGACAAGTCTCCAAAAGAGCAGGACAAGGACAAGTCTTCAGAGGGGCAAGTCAAGTCTCTAAAAGAGCAGGCAAAGGACAAGTCTGTAAAAGACCAGGACGAGGACAAGTCCCCTACAGAACAGGACAAGGAAAAGTCTCTGGATGAAGAAAAGCCTCAAAAGAAAAGCAAGAGTTGTAAGGATAAAACCAAAATCGATGAAAGTTCTGTAGAGGAAAAGAAAGATGAAGGCATTGAGAAAAGTTCTTCTGAAGAGACAGGCGAAAAAGTTTCAgaggagaaaaagacagagacaggCAAAAAGGGGGTGAAGGCAAATAAGGAGAAACCATCTGAAGAACCACAGGAAGGAATTCGCATTAAACTCAAAGTCCCGGTTAGTAGGCGAAAGGCAGATCTGTTAAGAGACGAAGGCAAGGGAGACTCTGAGTCGGAAGCCAGCGAAGGAAGGTGCTTAAGGCGCTCACCAAGGATCTGCAGACCCTCAGCCAAAGTGGTCGAGATCCAAGACCGGAAAGTTGAGAAGAAGCAGGCCACCTCTTTGACAGAGAAGGACAAGGATGAAAGTGAcgaaaaagaggaggaggaaatcACAGTACAGAAGAAACCGAGGGAGAGGAAGGTTGATCCAGAAGCTCAAAATAAACCGAAG GGGCGACGCCGAAAGAGGACCTGCTGGTCCAACACTCGAACGCGGCGCAAAAAGAAGGGCTCAGAAGACGAAGATGACGAGAGTTCAAGTGAGGAAGAGGAAACGGAGGAAGATGACAGTGATGAGGATTTCAAGGTGGTGAAAtccagaaagaggaggaggaactGCGACAGAGTGAAGAACTCTGATTCTTCTACCTCGTGTTCAGAGGAAGAACTTCCGAATGATGACCCCTGCAAACACTGTGGCCTGCCCAACCATCCTGAgctg ATTCTTCTCTGTGATTCGTGTGACAATGGATATCATACAGCTTGTCTCCGGCCTCCTCTTATGATCATCCCAGATGGAGAATGGTTCTGTCCACCCTGCCAACat AAATTGCTTTGTGATAAGCTGGAAGAACAGCTGGTTAATATCGATGCAGCGCTTAAGAAGAAGGAACGGGCGGAGAGAAG GAAAGAGCGCCTGGTTTATGTTGGGATCAGCGTTGAGAACATAATCACACCTTCT GTTGaaccagaagaagaaaaagaagaggaagacaAGGTGAAGGAAAAGAAGGAGGTCAAGAAAGTCAAGTCCTGGGGTCGAAGATCAACACGAGCAAAGAAATATATTAGCTACAG GTTTGATGAGTTTGATGAAGCGATCGAGGAAGCAATTGAAGAAGACATTAAAGAAGCAGAAGGAGGAG GAGCGGGTCGAGGAAAGGACATGGCCAATATCACAGGCCACCGAGGGAAGGACATGTCCACCATCTTACAGGAAGAAGGAAAGGAGAACGGGCGGCCCCAGAGGACCAGCACAGTTCAGCGGAGAAAAAAGCGGCGGCGCCTCAACGACCTGGACAGTGACAGCActgtggaggaagaggagagtGAGGACGAGTTCCGCCTCAGTGAAAG CAGTGAGGAGGAGTTTGTCGCGTCTGGTAACGCAGAGAGCGAAGCAGAGGGCCAGTCGTTTGATGATAGTGACTTTGGCAGTGATGGCTGTGGTCCAGCCAAACGCATGTCGTCCAGGCGAACGGCCGCTAGGCGCCGGAGCACTCGGACTCGCAGGAGACGCAGACCCAGAGGTTCCTCTGACGATGAAGAGCTTGAGGatactgaggaagaggaggatgaaatTG TTACCGAAGGATCAAGTGACTACAGTGAGAATGATCTGGACATGCGCAGACGCCGCTCTCACCGGAGCCGGAAGCAGCAGGTTAATTACCGTGAGACCTCAGACTCTGATGGCTCGCAGACAAGCAAAAACAAAGACAAGCAAAAGAGCCGTAGACGTTTGTCCAGCTCAGAGAGTGAAG CAAGTTTCAACTCTGCGGATTCTGAAGAAGACGCCCGTAAGAGTAAGAAGCGAAAAGCCGACTCGTCTGAAGAGGATTCCCGCAAACGGCGCCGGCCTCAGACACTCAAGCGCAGGAGAGAGTCTGAGGAGGACGACGACGACGACGACGATGATGACGATTCGGACGAATCAGAAGAAGAGGATCGGCCAGTTCGCAAGAGGGTGAACCGCATCGATTCGGATGAcagcgaggaggaggagaaggaagagaagaaagaggagaagGAGAGCAAGGAGGAGAAGAAGACGACGACTACCACCACAACCTCCACCCCCAACGCTGCAGAGAAGGACAAGGATGCGGAAAAGGAGACGGAGGCGGAGGATGTCCTGGGAAAGGGCGTTGGCACGCTTGACTACAACCTGGAGGAGCTTCCTGCCACTAACGGACAGAGCCCCATGAAAAGCCTGGAGGGGCTGGTCCCACGACCTGCCGCGGGCACAGGGAACCCTGCTCTCGTGGGTAACGTGGGCTTAAAAAACAGCAGTGCGCCGCCACCTGTAGCCATGGCTGCCAATGGCCTGGCCCCCCAGGAGATGGCGCCACAGGACGAAGAGGAGGATGACCTATTAGGGGTCACAGACCTTGTAGACTATGTCTGCAACAGTGAACAGTTGTAA